A portion of the Solidesulfovibrio sp. genome contains these proteins:
- a CDS encoding AsnC family transcriptional regulator, giving the protein MDATDKRILDIIQTGFPIAPRPYAVVGEWVGLTEAETLARVRALRGKGIIRRIGANFQSARIGFFSTLCAASAPEDKREAFIQVVNAHPGVTHNYLRDHPLNIWFTMIGPSREAIAEGLAEITRQTGIAILNLPADRLFKIRVDFALSDAETPAEEA; this is encoded by the coding sequence ATGGACGCCACGGACAAGCGCATTCTCGACATCATCCAGACGGGTTTTCCCATCGCGCCGCGCCCCTACGCCGTGGTCGGCGAGTGGGTGGGTTTGACCGAAGCCGAGACCCTGGCCCGGGTGCGGGCGCTTCGGGGCAAGGGCATCATCCGCCGCATCGGCGCCAACTTCCAGTCGGCCAGGATCGGCTTTTTCTCCACGCTGTGCGCCGCCTCGGCCCCCGAGGACAAGCGCGAGGCCTTCATCCAAGTCGTCAACGCCCACCCCGGCGTGACCCACAACTACCTGCGCGATCATCCCCTCAACATCTGGTTCACCATGATCGGCCCCTCCCGCGAGGCCATCGCCGAGGGGCTGGCCGAAATCACCCGGCAAACCGGCATCGCCATCCTCAACCTGCCGGCCGACCGGCTGTTCAAGATCCGCGTGGATTTCGCCCTAAGCGACGCCGAAACGCCGGCCGAGGAGGCGTAG